The segment CTCGATCGCGCTGCGCGTCAACGGTACCGCCGCCCGCACCACACTGACGCTGCTGCCCTATCTCCGCCACGTCTCCGACCTGCTCACCGAGTGGTTCGACGACGCCGTGGACGCGGGGGTCCTGTGGTCGCAGACCCACGACATCCTGGAGCTCCGACTCGCGCCTCCCAGCACCGACCCCCGGGGACGGCTCACCCGCTACGAGCGACTCCTGGCCACCCGTACCCTCGGTCGGATCGAACTGCTGACGCTGCGTCAGGCCACCGAGGACCTCGCGGTACTGAAACACCGACCGTCTCCTCCTCCGACCGGCGACACCGAGTCAACGATGGACACCGACCTCTACCGGAGTTTCCTTCGGTCGACGGTGCTGCGGTACCTGGACCAGCTCCACCGACGTGTCGAGGGTCCGGTCCTCCATCCTCGCGAGGTGCGCCCGGTGCTGGACCATCTCGCCTCCCACCTACCGCAGAAGGACTCCCCCGCCGTCCACCACGTGCGAGATCGCCTGGCGAAACAGGCGACACCCCCGCAGCGCCCCGCGCCCGTCGCGGCGGCGGGTGACACGCCCGGCCCCGGTGCCGGTCCACCGCGCGGCGCCACCGGCGGCGGGCGAGTGGATCCGACCCTCAGCCGGAGGAACGAGCACGCGCGCCAGTTCGGCTCCGGCGGCGGCACCAAGGGCCTACACGGAAGTGCCGGCTGACGGACGCCAACCGCTCTACTCTGGGACAACCGCGGCGACGCCACACGCGGACGCCGCGGCGTGGCCGGCGTGGCGCACGGACCAATCCGACATCAATGCCAAAATCGTTCACGATGACGCAACAGCCCTACATTCTGGTGGTCAACTCCCGGGTTGTGCACCGCCCCCTGTTCCTGATCGGGGCACCGCACTCGGGAGTCGAGGTACTGGCCCGCGCCCTGGGCCACTGCGCGGGTCTCTACCTCACGTCCGGTCGACCCGCCGTGCTGCAGGCGATCTACGCCCTGGCCCGCCGCCCCTCGATCACGCACGGGCGCGCGGCGGGCACCGCCGCCATGTTGCGGGACGCCTTCGCCACGGCGTGGCAGCTCACCACCGACAGTTGCCCGGACTGCTCGCCCCGGGCGCGACCCGGCACCGCACCGTGGGACGTCGACGCCACCCTGTGCCGGCATGGGCGCGGGATGGAGGCGTTCGGTGACGCCAGCCCGGACCTGCTGTACTCGGCCGAGGCCCTCGCGCTGACCTTTCCCGACGCCCGCTTCGTCCAGGTGATCCGCGACGGGCGGGACGCCGTCGCCTCGATGCTGGGCGACAGCCAGATGATGTCGTGGTTCCGTACCGACGTCGTGGCTCGGCTGGACGAACTCCCCCACCCGTTCTTCGGGATCGAGACCGAGGAGGACAAGGCGGGTTACGGAGAGCTGTCCAACGCCGCGCGGTGCGCCCTGCGCTGGCGCAGCGCGATCCGCCTCTCCGCCCGGCTGCGCAGTGAGCTGGCCGAGGACCGGATGATCACGATCCGCTACGAGGAGATCCCGGGCAACGAGGTCGCGGTCGCGGAGCGACTGACGAGCTTCGTCGGGCGGGGGGTCTCCGCCTCGGAGCTCATGACCGACACCAGCTACCGGATCGGCATGTGGCGACGCGGACTCGACCGAGATCAGTACGCCCATGTCCGCACCACCGCGGGGACGGAACTCGCGCGGCTCGGCTACACCTGAGAACAGCACGTCACGGGGTCGCGGGTGCCGACGGTGACGCACCGGACCAACAAGCTGGAATTCCAGCGTGGCTCCGGCCCGCCCCTCGGCACTCTGGACGGATGCATACTCGCGTCGACGAGAGGACGGGCATCCGTGATCCCCCACACATCCCTCACTCACGCCCAACCGCCCCGACCCCACCCCGCGATCGTCGTCTCCTCTCCCCCGTCGGCCCCACTGT is part of the Spiractinospora alimapuensis genome and harbors:
- a CDS encoding sulfotransferase family protein, translating into MTQQPYILVVNSRVVHRPLFLIGAPHSGVEVLARALGHCAGLYLTSGRPAVLQAIYALARRPSITHGRAAGTAAMLRDAFATAWQLTTDSCPDCSPRARPGTAPWDVDATLCRHGRGMEAFGDASPDLLYSAEALALTFPDARFVQVIRDGRDAVASMLGDSQMMSWFRTDVVARLDELPHPFFGIETEEDKAGYGELSNAARCALRWRSAIRLSARLRSELAEDRMITIRYEEIPGNEVAVAERLTSFVGRGVSASELMTDTSYRIGMWRRGLDRDQYAHVRTTAGTELARLGYT